The following are from one region of the Mangifera indica cultivar Alphonso chromosome 14, CATAS_Mindica_2.1, whole genome shotgun sequence genome:
- the LOC123196428 gene encoding 2-alkenal reductase (NADP(+)-dependent)-like gives MDSQDKVEETIESREWYLASYVPEGVPTSDHLKLRTSSISLAQIPDSHVVVKALYISIDPYLRDIMTGIDDGLYLPQFQINQVIKAYGIGRVIRSKESNFSEGDFVLSYAFPVAEYSVVQPSHLLLRKIDPASEISFADYLSTLGPAGFAAWVAIEAIGNPKQGSNVFISAAAGGVGIHAGQLAKLKGCHVIGSTGSDEKVKLLKEFGYDDAFNYNSSESYDAALSKYFPNGIDFYLDNVGGKMLEAVLNHVNRKAHIVLCGMISQYNKVWTERDGIRNLLNMIGKEVKMEGYMVGSFVHRFGDFAKEMETYKKQGKISSKHVLYNGIESFLDGLGSVFSSSNMGKVIIQFNSKA, from the exons ATGGACAGCCAGGACAAGGTAGAAGAAACAATTGAAAGCAGAGAATGGTACTTGGCATCCTATGTACCAGAAGGCGTTCCAACTTCTGATCACCTTAAACTCCGGACTTCCAGTATATCTCTGGCCCAGATCCCTGACAGCCACGTTGTCGTTAAGGCCCTCTACATCTCCATTGATCCATATCTACGCGACATTATGACTGGTATTGACGACGGTCTGTACCTTCCCCAGTTTCAGATTAACCAG GTGATAAAAGCATATGGTATTGGAAGAGTGATTCGGTCAAAGGAAAGTAATTTTTCAGAGGGTGATTTTGTGCTGAGTTATGCTTTTCCAGTAGCTGAGTATTCAGTTGTGCAGCCATCTCATTTACTTTTAAGGAAGATTGATCCAGCATCAGAAATTTCATTCGCAGATTATCTTAGCACTTTGG GACCAGCTGGGTTTGCAGCATGGGTGGCAATCGAGGCGATAGGGAACCCAAAGCAAGGCTCAAATGTGTTTATATCGGCGGCTGCCGGAGGTGTGGGTATACATGCCGGACAGTTGGCTAAGCTCAAAGGTTGTCATGTTATTGGAAGCACTGGATCAGATGAAAAG GTAAAGCTCTTGAAGGAGTTTGGATATGATGATGCATTCAACTATAATTCATCAGAATCATATGATGCTGCTTTAAGCAA GTACTTTCCTAATGGCATTGATTTTTACCTTGACAATGTTGGGGGTAAGATGCTTGAGGCTGTTCTCAACCACGTCAACCGCAAGGCACATATCGTCCTCTGCGGAATGATATCTCAGTATAATAAG GTTTGGACGGAGAGAGATGGCATAAGGAATCTGTTGAACATGATTGGTAAAGAGGTAAAAATGGAAGGGTATATGGTAGGTTCATTTGTGCATCGATTCGGTGATTTTGCAAAGGAGATGGAGACTTACAAAAAACAAGGCAAAATTAGTTCAAAACACGTGCTCTACAATGGAATTGAGAGCTTCCTGGACGGCTTAGGATCTGTTTTCTCAAGCTCTAATATGGGGAAggttataattcaatttaattccaAGGCCTAA
- the LOC123196427 gene encoding transcription factor MYB101-like, whose amino-acid sequence MVSSGGAASDGGVTGSKGSSQNLKKGPWTAAEDAILMEYVKKHGEGNWNSVQKNTGLMRCGKSCRLRWANHLRPNLKKGSFTPEEERIIIELHAKMGNKWARMAAQLPGRTDNEIKNYWNTRIKRRQRAGLPIYPQEVQEKAAAFHFQHHHHYHHHRRSHNSSSASLSSLLTSQNATYNPSLSLFNTLNTSSAANHPLQNQPTSFYSNPNPQFKIFCHNNNDTNGFSLPLSFNSSFVPSATSLLNRNLQYQALQVPSFKFNSGTNIDGDLSFSSTIMEAGASVDPIHHFVSGIGNELPSNQIPPQAEPRTSASSGSTAGVCAKKTNGNHKIIPLKRNRSNSGLLDALVQESQNLSRCENFKGENFTVAVDKGKGLVGLPCEDMEEANEGVESVMRNRDEANADTQWDDFSSSQSSIGMKAGEDPSEEMNSMDEDLMALLNNFPLSTPLPEWYPGNSDISNGSSTTMTGGNNVDTNNQQNAAAITAPQSAASPDLQWSLGSCCWNNMPRIC is encoded by the exons ATGGTGAGCAGCGGCGGAGCAGCGAGCGACGGTGGAGTAACTGGATCAAAAGGAAGCAGTCAGAACTTGAAGAAGGGGCCATGGACGGCGGCGGAGGATGCAATCTTGATGGAGTACGTGAAGAAGCATGGTGAAGGTAACTGGAATTCTGTGCAGAAGAATACCGGGTTAATGAGATGTGGGAAGAGTTGTAGGCTTCGATGGGCTAACCATTTGAGGCCTAATCTCAAGAAAGGTTCTTTTACTCCTGAAGAGGAGAGGATCATCATCGAACTTCACGCTAAAATGGGCAACAAATGGGCTCGCATGGCCGCTCAG CTACCTGGAAGAACCGACAATGAAATCAAGAACTACTGGAACACCAGAATTAAGAGACGCCAAAGAGCTGGCCTACCTATTTACCCTCAAGAAGTCCAAGAAAAAGCCGCAGCGTTTCACTTCCAACATCACCACCACTACCACCACCATAGGAGGTCCCACAATAGCTCATCTGCTTCACTGTCTTCACTCCTCACATCACAAAACGCCACTTACAATCCCTCTCTCTCCTTGTTCAATACCTTAAATACCTCATCCGCTGCAAACCACCCACTTCAAAATCAGCCGACTTCTTTTTACTCTAATCCTAATCCCCAATTCAAGATTTTTTGTCACAACAACAATGACACTAATGGTTTTTCTTTGCCTTTGTCCTTTAATTCTTCATTTGTACCATCAGCAACAAGTCTCCTCAATAGAAACCTCCAATATCAGGCTCTCCAAGTACCATCCTTTAAGTTCAATAGTGGAACTAATATTGATGGTGATCTGAGTTTTAGTTCGACGATAATGGAAGCAGGAGCTTCTGTTGACCCAATTCATCATTTTGTTTCTGGGATAGGCAATGAACTCCCTTCAAACCAAATACCACCACAGGCAGAGCCGAGGACTTCAGCTTCATCAGGGTCAACGGCTGGTGTTTGCGCCAAGAAAACTAATGGTAACCATAAAATAATTCCCCTAAAAAGGAATAGAAGCAATAGTGGCCTGTTAGATGCTCTAGTGCAGGAGTCACAAAATCTGTCTCGGTGTGAAAATTTCAAAGGTGAGAATTTTACGGTTGCAGTTGATAAAGGGAAAGGCCTGGTCGGTCTGCCTTGTGAAGATATGGAGGAAGCCAATGAAGGTGTTGAATCAGTGATGAGGAATAGAGACGAGGCTAATGCTGATACCCAGTGGGATGATTTTAGCTCTTCTCAGTCATCAATTG GAATGAAAGCCGGTGAGGACCCATCAGAGGAGATGAATTCCATGGACGAAGATCTCATGGCCCTGCTCAACAACTTCCCCTTATCAACGCCACTGCCAGAGTGGTACCCCGGAAACAGCGACATTTCCAACGGATCATCAACCACCATGACCGGTGGCAACAATGTAGACACTAACAATCAGCAAAATGCTGCAGCCATCACAGCTCCACAGTCAGCTGCCTCCCCGGATCTCCAGTGGTCTCTGGGTTCCTGCTGCTGGAACAACATGCCCAGAATTTGCTAA